Proteins from one Gimesia maris genomic window:
- a CDS encoding tetratricopeptide repeat protein, giving the protein MLRVHDRAFHYVRMMFCAAGLVLSGCQTVPVTSLAFLPEAGSIQKTAEPHAEEAAQRQSASPYNQQANQLIQQALEHYSNGELNRAKVLLASAREIDPGHIGTFEIEAQLSYDMGDRNQFLQSLRAIRAASPDDSEKQSAIGTLFFQAGQTQEGIACLNRAIELKPHDENYALKLASFYEQAGRTEEAQKVLLKALHTTPGSRRLPIALGRICEASQQWSQASVYYAMVVNHFPENHVWRKQRARCLYYSGNFTAAFEEFSTCQKNDPESLSLAEIIAFGDAALQIGNLEKAQSLFDGLSVKYQRQLIHVEILRGLCAINRGQSTSAKNIIATARKKWPNDETLLEVAALIPPEQPTVR; this is encoded by the coding sequence ATGCTTCGAGTTCACGACAGGGCCTTTCATTATGTCAGAATGATGTTCTGTGCAGCGGGTCTCGTCTTGAGTGGTTGTCAAACCGTGCCCGTCACCAGCCTGGCATTTCTGCCTGAAGCTGGTTCGATACAGAAAACAGCAGAACCACATGCCGAGGAAGCTGCGCAAAGACAGTCTGCATCTCCCTATAATCAGCAGGCGAATCAACTCATTCAGCAGGCGCTCGAACATTATTCGAATGGGGAATTAAATCGCGCCAAAGTGCTATTGGCCTCCGCACGTGAAATTGATCCTGGTCATATTGGCACTTTCGAAATCGAGGCCCAGCTCTCTTACGACATGGGAGACCGCAATCAGTTTCTGCAATCGCTGCGGGCCATCCGGGCGGCCAGTCCTGATGATTCCGAAAAGCAGAGTGCCATCGGAACCCTGTTCTTTCAGGCAGGTCAGACGCAGGAAGGGATCGCCTGTCTGAATCGCGCCATCGAGTTAAAACCGCATGATGAAAACTATGCGCTCAAACTCGCATCCTTTTACGAACAGGCGGGCAGAACCGAGGAAGCCCAGAAAGTCCTGTTAAAAGCACTGCACACCACGCCGGGAAGTCGACGTTTACCGATTGCCCTGGGTCGGATCTGCGAAGCCAGCCAGCAGTGGAGTCAGGCCAGCGTCTATTACGCCATGGTCGTCAATCATTTCCCCGAGAACCATGTCTGGCGAAAACAGCGGGCACGCTGCCTGTATTATTCCGGTAATTTTACAGCGGCTTTCGAAGAGTTCTCCACCTGTCAGAAAAACGATCCTGAATCGTTGTCGCTCGCGGAAATCATCGCCTTTGGTGACGCTGCCTTACAGATTGGTAACCTGGAAAAAGCTCAATCGCTGTTTGATGGTCTTTCCGTGAAGTATCAGCGCCAGTTAATCCATGTAGAAATATTACGCGGATTGTGCGCAATAAACCGGGGCCAGAGTACCAGTGCAAAAAACATTATTGCTACAGCCCGCAAAAAATGGCCGAACGATGAGACCCTGCTGGAAGTCGCCGCTTTGATTCCGCCAGAACAGCCAACCGTACGGTAA
- a CDS encoding sensor histidine kinase, whose amino-acid sequence MNISGKYWFLILLLLTVSCVDNLLVISQTVSPAYAFLIAFAASLAGWAWFMKSIKHDQQQIAACLRNPELARPDFQRKNFYGSVFAEAMHKMEESDTELSTTNQVKTMLKARVNSLLKKEALVESVLDNLEIGILVFDAKQELEFTNQAANSFLLAGTDQKQTTSESGLSLGKPVVEQTVIPELAKLLAKTIERKEATFRRRTEFEFTSNGISNQYRAIATNLTDENQVALGTVVVVENIGVEADEKTQHAEFVSSVAHELKTPMSGIKAYIEMLIDGDCEPEEADELYGFINDQIDRLTRLVNSMLNLARIESGVVEIKRHDHELNDILKTAADVISPTATEKDIKFTAELSDMYLPVFVDKDMLGQAIINLLSNAVKYTPNGREVRLRSRMEDTTAVIEVRDTGLGIPENSLPHIFDRFYRVPENNRSAAGTGLGLALVHFIVTNVHNGSISVQSQVDEGTCFTVTIPLGHKEQKRKKQLAPPANA is encoded by the coding sequence ATGAATATATCTGGCAAATACTGGTTTCTGATACTGCTCCTGCTGACAGTGAGTTGTGTAGACAACCTGCTGGTCATCAGCCAGACGGTAAGCCCGGCTTATGCGTTCCTGATCGCTTTTGCCGCATCACTGGCTGGCTGGGCCTGGTTCATGAAAAGCATCAAACACGATCAGCAGCAGATCGCAGCCTGCCTGAGAAACCCGGAACTGGCGCGCCCCGATTTTCAACGTAAGAACTTCTATGGATCTGTTTTCGCTGAAGCGATGCACAAAATGGAAGAATCTGATACGGAGCTTTCCACGACAAACCAGGTCAAAACCATGCTCAAAGCCAGGGTTAATTCGCTGTTAAAAAAAGAAGCCCTGGTCGAATCCGTCCTCGATAACCTGGAAATCGGAATTCTGGTTTTTGACGCGAAACAGGAACTGGAATTTACCAACCAGGCTGCAAATTCATTTCTGCTGGCGGGAACAGATCAGAAACAAACGACGAGTGAATCCGGTCTCTCGCTGGGAAAACCGGTTGTGGAGCAAACAGTCATTCCGGAACTGGCAAAACTGCTGGCGAAAACGATTGAACGCAAAGAAGCCACCTTTCGCAGACGTACCGAATTTGAATTTACCAGCAACGGGATCTCAAACCAGTATCGGGCGATTGCGACGAATCTCACAGATGAGAATCAGGTCGCGCTGGGCACCGTGGTCGTCGTTGAAAATATCGGCGTAGAAGCCGATGAGAAAACGCAACACGCCGAATTCGTCTCCTCCGTCGCACACGAACTCAAAACTCCCATGTCGGGAATCAAAGCCTACATTGAAATGCTGATTGACGGTGATTGTGAACCAGAGGAAGCAGACGAGCTTTATGGATTCATCAATGACCAGATTGATCGATTGACCCGACTGGTCAACAGCATGCTGAACCTGGCCCGCATCGAGAGTGGTGTGGTCGAAATTAAAAGACACGATCATGAACTGAACGACATTCTGAAAACAGCCGCGGATGTGATTTCGCCTACCGCCACCGAAAAGGATATCAAGTTTACCGCAGAACTGAGTGATATGTACCTGCCTGTATTTGTTGACAAAGACATGCTGGGACAGGCGATCATCAACCTGCTCTCCAATGCGGTGAAGTATACACCCAACGGTAGAGAAGTCCGGCTTCGCAGTAGAATGGAAGATACAACTGCCGTGATTGAAGTCCGCGATACCGGACTGGGTATCCCGGAAAATTCATTGCCTCATATTTTTGATCGTTTCTACCGTGTTCCGGAAAATAACCGTTCCGCTGCAGGAACCGGCCTGGGACTGGCCCTGGTTCATTTTATTGTCACCAACGTACACAACGGTTCGATTTCAGTACAATCCCAAGTCGATGAGGGGACCTGCTTTACTGTTACGATCCCACTGGGTCACAAAGAACAGAAGCGAAAAAAGCAACTGGCCCCGCCAGCAAACGCCTGA
- a CDS encoding type 4a pilus biogenesis protein PilO has product MNDKLRRDSLITIIGLSVVVALFTFVVYLPGLKSKQRLNQEIEDYHQKISAIPAKVKQLEELHQQLDQRIAFINRLSQRIPVGKDTHQVLQRVALLAKTASLTVSELNPGETAEHATYIRQPFKLSISGHYSGLLQFLNELDKEKRVFTVNQVSLIKQNGDSAGLIKGTIDLSVYALRENQRDYSDFSENRVSKTFLSADKR; this is encoded by the coding sequence ATGAATGATAAATTACGTCGCGACAGTTTGATTACCATTATTGGCCTGTCCGTAGTTGTGGCTCTGTTTACCTTTGTCGTTTATTTGCCCGGCCTGAAAAGCAAACAGCGGCTGAACCAGGAAATCGAAGATTATCATCAGAAAATCTCTGCCATTCCAGCCAAGGTGAAGCAGCTGGAGGAACTGCATCAGCAGCTTGATCAACGTATCGCATTCATCAATCGCCTCAGCCAGAGAATTCCTGTCGGCAAAGACACGCACCAGGTACTGCAACGCGTTGCTTTGCTGGCAAAAACGGCTTCGCTCACCGTTTCAGAATTGAATCCGGGCGAGACGGCAGAACATGCCACCTATATCAGGCAGCCTTTTAAATTGAGTATCAGTGGTCACTACTCGGGGCTCCTGCAGTTTCTGAATGAGCTGGACAAAGAAAAACGCGTGTTTACCGTCAATCAGGTCTCACTCATCAAACAAAATGGAGATTCTGCGGGACTTATCAAGGGAACCATAGACCTGTCGGTTTACGCATTACGCGAGAACCAGAGGGATTATTCTGATTTTTCCGAAAATAGGGTTAGCAAGACGTTTCTTTCGGCCGATAAGAGATAA
- a CDS encoding GGDEF domain-containing protein produces the protein MRNYYTAIQFWSYSLLVVCLCPLAVFLGSYMNWPLGVAPLLLLAPPTVLAAVSSPRICYWTITAISVGSCFAETYFRTDSVNGKNSYILSILSAAVLIGLVLLIDLYIGKLRRKLSQIHQQNDDLVRQLYESQKESFTHQQKTVDADETKNRQLAESRDTSTGEVGVNYPLLLLTLQDIGRRISTNQSNESLIPTVISTAKASLQCEYCQVYLWDSKSRSLKNALPARARDQLNYRPVPNSGVAAWVIEHRQIVMRNDAEQDYRLKRILDEDPNMPDAIAPLTVGSDLIGLMVIDKVDVESPTIGRLLYILSNIYALGIKNSQLFKRIEEMASRDGLTGLFNHATFQEKLHELVTQADAQSSQLSIIMSDIDHFKSFNDTYGHQAGDFVLKEVARIWKTVMPEKAIIARYGGEEFIGVLLDHEYSQAMQIAEDLRETLVNCPILFEGQQLQVTASFGVTEFKYPATTTNELVRIADENLYKAKESGRNQVVGLDPNSTRKPSI, from the coding sequence ATGCGAAATTATTATACTGCCATCCAGTTCTGGTCTTATTCGCTGCTGGTAGTCTGTCTTTGTCCGCTGGCCGTTTTTCTGGGCTCGTACATGAACTGGCCACTGGGCGTGGCGCCATTGCTGCTGCTTGCACCGCCCACGGTCCTCGCTGCGGTTTCATCACCGCGGATCTGTTACTGGACCATCACGGCCATTTCCGTCGGTTCCTGTTTCGCGGAAACGTACTTCCGCACAGACTCCGTAAACGGAAAAAACAGCTACATACTCAGCATATTAAGCGCTGCCGTTCTGATTGGACTCGTCTTACTGATCGATCTGTACATAGGCAAGTTAAGAAGAAAGCTTTCTCAAATTCATCAGCAGAACGATGATCTGGTACGTCAATTGTACGAATCTCAGAAAGAGTCATTCACGCATCAGCAGAAGACCGTAGACGCCGATGAAACAAAAAACAGACAACTCGCGGAATCCAGGGATACTTCTACAGGAGAAGTCGGCGTCAATTATCCGCTGCTTCTGCTGACACTTCAGGATATTGGTCGACGTATCTCTACAAATCAGTCCAATGAATCTCTGATTCCCACGGTCATCAGCACGGCGAAAGCTTCGCTGCAGTGTGAGTACTGCCAGGTATATCTATGGGACAGTAAATCACGCTCTCTGAAAAATGCGCTGCCGGCCCGTGCCCGCGATCAGTTGAATTATCGTCCGGTTCCCAACAGCGGTGTGGCTGCCTGGGTGATTGAACATCGTCAGATTGTCATGCGAAACGATGCCGAACAGGATTATCGACTCAAACGGATTCTGGATGAAGATCCCAATATGCCCGATGCCATCGCGCCCCTCACCGTTGGTTCCGACCTGATTGGTCTGATGGTGATTGATAAAGTGGATGTGGAATCACCCACGATAGGGCGGCTTCTGTATATTCTTTCCAATATCTATGCCCTGGGTATCAAGAATTCCCAGTTGTTTAAACGCATTGAAGAAATGGCCAGCCGCGATGGTCTGACTGGTTTGTTCAATCATGCCACCTTCCAGGAAAAACTGCACGAGCTGGTTACACAGGCGGATGCCCAGTCTAGTCAGCTCAGTATCATCATGAGCGACATTGACCACTTCAAATCATTCAACGACACCTACGGCCATCAGGCTGGTGATTTTGTGTTGAAGGAAGTGGCACGGATCTGGAAAACCGTCATGCCGGAAAAAGCAATTATTGCCCGCTACGGCGGAGAAGAATTCATCGGAGTTCTGCTGGATCATGAATATTCACAAGCCATGCAGATTGCCGAAGACCTGCGTGAAACTCTGGTAAACTGCCCGATCCTGTTTGAAGGACAACAGTTGCAGGTTACTGCCAGCTTCGGCGTCACCGAATTCAAATATCCTGCCACAACGACAAATGAACTGGTTCGGATTGCCGATGAGAATTTATACAAAGCCAAAGAAAGCGGTCGAAATCAGGTTGTCGGACTCGATCCTAATTCCACCAGAAAACCCAGTATTTAG
- a CDS encoding response regulator, translated as MNHLIYICDDDSHIVRAISMKLRKAGFDVECFPDGFECWEKSRQQAPHMIITDLQMPRMNGLELCEKIRALETTRLIPITLLTGKGFEFDHDEYMQTLKITNVMVKPFSPKKLLMQVQESLNLTNDVIG; from the coding sequence ATGAATCACCTGATTTATATTTGTGATGACGACTCGCATATCGTTCGTGCCATCAGCATGAAGCTGAGAAAAGCAGGCTTTGATGTAGAATGTTTTCCCGATGGTTTTGAATGCTGGGAAAAATCCCGGCAACAGGCGCCCCATATGATTATCACAGACCTGCAGATGCCTCGTATGAACGGCCTGGAACTTTGTGAGAAAATTCGAGCATTGGAAACAACCAGATTGATCCCGATTACGTTATTAACCGGGAAAGGTTTTGAATTCGATCATGATGAGTATATGCAGACACTGAAAATCACCAACGTGATGGTAAAACCATTCAGCCCCAAAAAACTGCTGATGCAGGTTCAGGAATCGCTCAATCTGACCAACGATGTAATTGGTTAA
- a CDS encoding secretin and TonB N-terminal domain-containing protein, whose amino-acid sequence MNRQFFLPAFWATLTGLSLLLIAAMTDVKTPQSLFISPQHSVKTPQDVPENRVADAQPAAVPAQPEATSTLPPQSRPVSEPELTQTTELPPPVESAVLPAKAASKNVSLRKEPARSRLLVEPGIEISTIPDASPRARSIQFNVASDDDLVAPQPKSSKMELRLASLTQQVDRLTSLQLQAQQQSNMELAQNTNRLEQATQLLQQMQQMNQLRDLERKLDGMQGKDPAGPAATEKNAEPPVTEAPAAETVETTKKKPVLKISPNNDSSETFSLQIQDAEIMQVLDMLGELSGLNILTGQGVTGTISANLKNVTPAQALDAILRSRDLTSEKEGEFIYVMTQAQLELKKKSSRKVITKLYSPFYISAKELQNLITPILTENVGIVSLTSPSEVGIAPDPTSAGGDSFAQTDSILVRDYPEILEEVDRLLEKMDIPPMQVVIEAMILSVALNDDMKFGVNFAMLGGNNKNLVVDGNGNTLNNASGFPGSGSSSIVPPTGQFIADVAGLKYGFLHGDISGFIEALEDVTETNLIASPQLRALNKQKAELIIGDRISYSTVTQNGNTSIQNVNFLDSGIVLNLRPFITPDGQIRMEVHPERSSATINPSTNLPDLRTTEVTTNVMVRDGHTVVIGGLIEERTSDTRNQVPFLGALPVIGNAFRQQREITNRTELIVLITPRIVRAEAALAEGEILKHEGAERLENFKKSFLPINQVRIVQSHIDRAKKFLRIGNLPKAREQIKIAVRLDKNNIEAIQLKNYIEQALINRNRGMIGLPPVSGPEVHAPTLEGAP is encoded by the coding sequence ATGAACAGACAATTTTTTTTACCGGCTTTCTGGGCAACTCTCACAGGACTGTCACTGCTGCTGATTGCTGCCATGACAGACGTCAAAACGCCACAGTCTCTGTTTATTTCCCCTCAACACTCAGTGAAGACACCACAGGATGTTCCTGAGAACAGGGTCGCAGATGCGCAGCCAGCAGCGGTTCCGGCACAGCCTGAAGCAACCAGTACGTTGCCTCCGCAATCTCGACCTGTATCAGAACCGGAACTCACTCAAACCACTGAACTACCGCCGCCGGTGGAATCCGCTGTTCTACCAGCGAAAGCGGCATCAAAAAATGTATCGCTCAGAAAAGAGCCTGCACGATCGCGACTGCTGGTAGAACCGGGTATCGAAATTTCTACGATTCCAGATGCCAGTCCCCGTGCGCGATCCATTCAATTCAACGTCGCCAGTGATGACGACCTGGTGGCACCGCAGCCGAAATCATCAAAAATGGAACTCCGCCTGGCCAGTCTGACACAACAGGTCGACCGGCTGACCAGTCTGCAACTGCAGGCACAACAGCAGTCCAACATGGAACTGGCGCAGAATACCAACCGCCTGGAACAGGCGACGCAACTCCTGCAACAGATGCAACAGATGAATCAGCTCCGGGATCTGGAACGGAAACTGGACGGCATGCAGGGCAAAGACCCGGCCGGCCCCGCAGCGACAGAAAAAAATGCGGAACCGCCTGTCACAGAAGCACCTGCAGCAGAGACGGTAGAAACGACAAAGAAAAAACCGGTCTTGAAAATCAGCCCGAACAACGATTCCAGCGAAACATTTTCGCTCCAGATTCAGGATGCCGAAATCATGCAGGTCCTGGACATGCTCGGCGAACTTTCCGGTTTGAATATCCTGACAGGGCAGGGCGTAACCGGTACGATCTCGGCAAATTTGAAAAATGTCACACCGGCCCAGGCATTGGATGCCATCCTGCGTTCGCGCGATCTGACCTCCGAAAAAGAAGGCGAGTTCATCTATGTAATGACCCAGGCTCAGCTTGAGCTTAAAAAGAAATCCAGCCGCAAAGTCATCACCAAGTTATATAGCCCGTTCTATATCAGTGCCAAAGAGCTACAGAACCTGATCACTCCCATTCTGACTGAGAATGTCGGCATCGTTTCACTGACCTCCCCCAGTGAGGTCGGCATCGCACCCGATCCTACCAGTGCAGGTGGCGACTCCTTTGCGCAGACAGATTCGATCCTTGTACGCGATTATCCGGAAATTCTGGAAGAAGTAGACCGTCTGCTGGAAAAGATGGACATCCCTCCGATGCAGGTCGTGATCGAAGCGATGATTCTCAGCGTCGCCCTGAACGACGATATGAAATTTGGCGTCAATTTTGCCATGCTGGGTGGAAATAACAAAAATCTGGTCGTGGATGGAAATGGAAATACACTCAATAATGCCAGTGGTTTCCCTGGTTCAGGTTCTTCTTCCATAGTGCCGCCTACGGGTCAGTTTATAGCAGATGTAGCAGGTCTGAAATATGGTTTCCTGCATGGAGATATCAGTGGTTTTATCGAAGCACTGGAAGATGTGACAGAGACGAATCTGATCGCTTCACCACAACTGCGCGCGTTGAACAAACAGAAAGCCGAGTTGATTATCGGTGACCGTATCAGTTATTCCACAGTGACTCAGAATGGAAACACTTCGATCCAGAATGTAAACTTTCTGGACTCCGGGATTGTATTGAACCTGCGGCCATTCATCACTCCCGATGGTCAGATCCGCATGGAAGTCCATCCCGAACGCAGTTCTGCCACCATCAACCCGAGTACCAATCTGCCCGACCTGCGAACGACCGAGGTTACCACCAACGTCATGGTTCGAGACGGCCATACCGTTGTCATCGGTGGTTTAATCGAAGAACGAACTTCTGATACCCGGAATCAGGTTCCCTTCCTGGGAGCGCTTCCTGTGATTGGCAATGCGTTTCGTCAGCAGCGCGAAATCACGAACCGGACGGAATTGATCGTATTGATTACTCCACGAATCGTGCGTGCAGAAGCCGCGCTGGCCGAAGGTGAAATACTGAAACACGAAGGTGCAGAACGTCTCGAAAACTTCAAGAAGAGTTTCCTGCCCATCAATCAGGTGCGCATCGTACAGTCACATATTGACAGAGCAAAGAAATTCCTGCGAATCGGCAATCTGCCCAAAGCCAGAGAACAGATCAAAATTGCCGTACGACTGGACAAAAACAATATCGAAGCGATTCAGCTGAAAAACTACATCGAACAGGCATTGATCAATCGCAACCGGGGAATGATCGGGTTACCGCCCGTGTCTGGTCCGGAAGTTCATGCTCCCACTCTGGAAGGAGCACCCTGA
- a CDS encoding STAS domain-containing protein, which yields MQITTEIFGNVMVAHTPDELTDDTSTEFVNALTAAINEQHFQVVLQMDHSETLDSAGLEALLDIQDLTREQGGNLKISGLEDPGKKILEITRIDQRIDLFDSVIDAVSSFQ from the coding sequence ATGCAGATCACAACCGAAATTTTTGGAAATGTCATGGTGGCTCATACGCCGGACGAATTGACGGATGATACTTCCACCGAATTCGTCAATGCCCTGACTGCTGCCATCAATGAACAACATTTTCAGGTCGTGCTGCAGATGGACCACAGTGAAACCCTGGATAGTGCGGGCCTGGAAGCTCTGCTGGATATTCAGGATCTGACCCGCGAACAGGGTGGAAATCTCAAGATCAGTGGCCTGGAAGATCCAGGCAAGAAGATTCTGGAAATCACACGCATTGATCAGCGAATCGATCTGTTCGATTCCGTGATCGATGCGGTCTCCAGTTTTCAATAA